The Candidatus Koribacter versatilis Ellin345 genome has a segment encoding these proteins:
- a CDS encoding tail fiber domain-containing protein, whose product MKVRWLFIAVLSCVSLFAQQETSVATAPATAAVPRLIRFSGQLNDASKTVGITFTLHTSQKDDRALWIETQNVKLDASGKYTVLLGATKTDGIPMEVFASGEAQWLGIRVEGQKEATRVLLVSVPYALKAAEAETLAGHSATEFVTSDKLSVVVRQEMNQASTTGTSGGSVKDPVAHKGNALSSTATNFSDNTVDQVVKVTQNGTGSAIIANSPQANAVLGNATTAAGYGVTGSNAATTGVPVGVRGTTVGDNGISVYGTAAGTGGSATGVKGITAAPSGYGVFGQNTSATGPGIGFRGSTASTSGTAIYGTSTAGTGNTIGLRTSVASASGTAAVLQNTATGKIISGQSGGALNEVFSVAGTGDIATVAGLTAAGTVAGAALSAAGTVSATDVTATGTVSAPNISGTNLTASNTVSASTVTAANVTASGMVSALALSATGNVSGATVSSTGPITSGGGFFGDGSTLSRVVVLDPAAYQVADTGSADNSGAPMIAINGITHSGATPFNAYVRVQQDSGVVFKGILGVGVIPWTGSGERLMWHPYKAAFRAGSIGSAGTQWDDPNVGFYTWAGGYNTIALGLSSFSMGYQSQALGSYSNAMGYTSIADGTGAVAIGYRAGACSDYSVALGQRATTDGSLADQTSTSPCSGSSGHAGAFVWGDGSITTNVAAQANNEFRIRASGGVRLRTSVNASSPLGTNSNTGCDLPAGSGVFSCASSRTVKENFLFLRNADVLARLRTMPVSTWNYKAEGKEVRHMGPVAEDFRAAFGLGENETTVGVNDLAGVGLAAAKALDEENVRLKKELLEQKRVQREQDKVQREQQALIKALTARLTKLEQASTPKK is encoded by the coding sequence ATGAAAGTTCGTTGGCTGTTCATCGCAGTGCTGAGCTGCGTTTCGTTATTCGCGCAGCAAGAGACAAGTGTTGCAACCGCGCCCGCAACGGCTGCAGTTCCGCGACTCATCCGCTTTTCCGGCCAACTGAATGACGCAAGCAAAACCGTTGGAATCACCTTCACGCTGCACACATCGCAAAAAGACGATCGCGCGCTTTGGATCGAAACTCAGAACGTGAAGCTCGATGCCAGCGGCAAGTACACAGTGCTGCTCGGCGCAACCAAGACCGATGGCATCCCGATGGAAGTGTTCGCCTCGGGCGAAGCGCAGTGGCTAGGCATCCGCGTTGAAGGTCAGAAGGAAGCGACGCGAGTATTGCTCGTCAGCGTTCCCTACGCGCTCAAAGCCGCTGAGGCGGAAACGCTCGCCGGCCACAGCGCCACCGAATTCGTTACATCCGACAAGCTGAGTGTCGTGGTGCGACAAGAGATGAACCAGGCATCCACTACCGGCACCTCCGGCGGTTCCGTGAAGGATCCAGTCGCGCACAAAGGCAATGCCCTCAGTTCGACCGCGACCAACTTCTCCGATAACACCGTTGACCAGGTCGTAAAAGTAACCCAGAACGGCACCGGTTCAGCAATCATTGCGAACAGTCCTCAAGCGAATGCTGTGTTAGGCAATGCGACGACGGCTGCTGGCTACGGCGTCACCGGTTCCAACGCAGCAACCACCGGCGTACCGGTCGGGGTGCGCGGCACCACGGTGGGCGACAACGGAATTTCTGTTTACGGTACGGCAGCCGGTACCGGCGGCAGCGCCACCGGCGTCAAGGGCATCACCGCCGCGCCGAGTGGCTATGGAGTCTTCGGACAAAACACGTCGGCCACCGGCCCGGGCATTGGCTTCCGCGGCAGCACCGCTTCCACGAGCGGTACTGCCATCTATGGCACTTCCACTGCGGGCACAGGAAACACGATCGGCCTTCGTACCTCAGTCGCGAGCGCTTCCGGAACTGCCGCAGTTCTGCAAAACACAGCCACCGGCAAAATCATTAGCGGACAATCCGGTGGAGCGCTCAACGAAGTGTTTTCCGTCGCTGGCACCGGAGACATCGCAACTGTCGCCGGCCTCACTGCCGCCGGCACGGTCGCGGGCGCAGCGCTTTCGGCCGCCGGAACCGTCTCGGCCACCGACGTTACCGCCACCGGCACCGTCTCCGCTCCTAACATTTCAGGAACCAACCTCACCGCCTCAAACACCGTATCCGCGTCAACCGTCACTGCGGCAAACGTTACCGCGAGTGGAATGGTTTCGGCATTGGCTCTCTCGGCTACCGGGAATGTGTCGGGGGCTACCGTGTCAAGCACTGGCCCGATCACTTCGGGCGGAGGTTTCTTCGGCGACGGTTCAACGCTCAGCAGGGTGGTCGTGCTCGATCCCGCCGCGTATCAAGTAGCGGACACCGGTTCGGCTGATAACTCCGGCGCTCCCATGATCGCGATCAACGGCATCACCCATAGCGGCGCCACTCCGTTTAACGCATATGTCCGAGTCCAGCAGGACAGCGGCGTCGTGTTCAAAGGCATCCTTGGCGTCGGCGTCATTCCGTGGACCGGCTCCGGCGAACGCCTGATGTGGCATCCCTACAAAGCTGCCTTTCGCGCGGGTTCCATCGGCAGCGCCGGCACCCAATGGGACGATCCCAACGTAGGCTTTTATACCTGGGCAGGCGGCTATAACACCATCGCCCTCGGCCTCAGCTCGTTTAGCATGGGATATCAATCACAGGCACTCGGGTCCTACTCCAACGCAATGGGATACACCTCCATCGCGGACGGGACCGGAGCGGTGGCAATCGGATATCGCGCCGGCGCTTGCTCCGATTACAGCGTGGCTCTAGGACAGCGGGCCACCACGGATGGTTCCCTCGCCGACCAAACGTCTACCTCTCCTTGCAGCGGATCGAGCGGACATGCCGGAGCCTTCGTTTGGGGAGACGGTAGCATTACTACGAACGTCGCCGCACAAGCCAACAACGAGTTCCGCATTCGCGCCTCAGGCGGTGTCCGCTTGCGCACCTCCGTAAATGCCAGCAGTCCGCTTGGCACCAACAGCAATACCGGGTGCGATCTCCCCGCCGGGTCCGGCGTCTTCAGTTGCGCCTCCTCGCGCACCGTGAAAGAGAACTTCCTGTTCCTGAGGAACGCAGATGTCCTCGCGCGCCTGCGCACCATGCCCGTCTCGACCTGGAATTACAAGGCAGAAGGTAAGGAAGTCCGCCATATGGGGCCGGTCGCCGAAGACTTCCGCGCTGCGTTCGGCCTCGGTGAGAACGAAACCACGGTCGGCGTGAATGACCTCGCGGGCGTGGGCCTTGCTGCGGCCAAAGCGCTCGACGAAGAAAACGTGCGCTTGAAAAAAGAACTGCTCGAACAAAAACGGGTGCAGCGCGAGCAGGACAAGGTCCAACGTGAACAACAGGCACTCATCAAAGCGCTCACCGCCCGCCTGACCAAGCTCGAACAGGCCAGTACTCCCAAGAAATAA
- a CDS encoding tail fiber domain-containing protein has product MKLRWLFAAVLTCVSVFAQQESAVVASPTAAVVPRLIRFSGQLTESNKTVGITFTLHASQKDDRTLWTETQNVKVDATGKYTVLLGATKADGIPMEMFASGEAQWLGIRIEGQKEQSRVLLVSVPYALKAAEAETLAGHSATEFVTSEKLSVAVHEELNGQSATSTPGTTKTADPKARTSVVSAGATNFSANTADQVVKVTQVGTGSALIATSPQANAVLGSATTATAYGVTGSNTASTGVAVGVRGTTVADNGISIYGTASGTTGTATGVKGITGAPNGYGVFGQNTSTTGPAIGFRGATASSSGTAIYGTSTAGSGLTIGLRTSVASADGTSAVLQNTAGGKILSGQSGGALTEVFSVSGTGDIAATGLTTTGNITAGGGFHGNGATLSNVVVLDPAADQVADTGAADTSGAAMIALNGVTHNGSTANNAYFHVQQDSGALFSGTLGIGKIPATGAGYRMMWHPYKAAFRVGGVTATDWDDPNIGFYSFAGGHDTLASAFGSFAFGDGTLVSGTDAVGFGNANHVTGTIGLAIGASNYASGFGSTAIGYTEWSQGQGSVAIGYRTGACNDYVVALGHRATNDHAQADAVAPPCSTAGTPSGYTGTFIWGDESTTNNVANQANNEFRIRASGGVRLRTSVNASSALGTNSNTGCDLPAGSGVFSCASSRTVKENFAFLRGTDVLARLRAMPVSTWNYKAEGAEVRHMGPVAEDFRAAFGLGENETTVGVNDLAGVSLAAAKALDEENARLKKELREQKALIKALNARLTKLEQSRK; this is encoded by the coding sequence ATGAAATTGCGTTGGCTATTCGCAGCTGTCCTCACTTGTGTTTCGGTGTTCGCCCAACAAGAATCTGCAGTTGTGGCCTCGCCCACAGCGGCAGTCGTTCCGCGACTGATCCGCTTCTCCGGCCAACTCACCGAGAGCAACAAGACAGTCGGCATCACGTTCACCCTGCATGCATCGCAAAAAGACGATCGCACTCTCTGGACGGAAACCCAGAACGTGAAAGTGGACGCAACCGGCAAATACACGGTGCTGCTCGGCGCGACGAAGGCCGACGGGATACCGATGGAAATGTTCGCGTCAGGCGAAGCGCAATGGCTTGGGATCCGCATCGAAGGGCAGAAAGAACAGTCTCGCGTCCTGCTCGTCAGCGTGCCTTACGCGTTGAAGGCGGCAGAAGCCGAAACCCTCGCCGGCCACAGCGCCACCGAGTTCGTCACTTCCGAAAAACTAAGTGTCGCGGTGCATGAAGAGCTAAATGGACAGAGCGCCACATCTACGCCCGGCACTACGAAAACGGCAGATCCCAAAGCCAGGACCAGCGTGGTCAGTGCCGGAGCAACAAACTTCAGCGCCAACACCGCAGACCAGGTCGTAAAAGTCACGCAGGTCGGTACCGGTTCGGCGCTGATCGCGACCAGTCCGCAGGCCAATGCCGTGTTGGGCAGCGCAACCACGGCCACTGCCTACGGCGTCACTGGCTCCAACACCGCCAGCACGGGCGTCGCGGTCGGCGTACGCGGCACCACCGTCGCTGACAACGGCATTTCCATCTACGGCACGGCAAGTGGCACCACCGGCACCGCCACCGGCGTTAAAGGCATTACCGGCGCGCCGAACGGATACGGCGTCTTCGGACAAAACACTTCCACCACCGGCCCGGCCATCGGTTTCCGCGGCGCGACAGCTTCGAGCAGCGGCACTGCAATCTACGGAACGTCCACCGCGGGCAGCGGCTTGACCATCGGCCTGCGTACCTCGGTTGCTAGCGCGGATGGCACCTCCGCCGTCCTGCAAAATACCGCTGGCGGCAAGATCCTCAGCGGGCAATCCGGCGGCGCTCTCACCGAAGTCTTCTCCGTCTCCGGCACCGGCGACATCGCAGCAACTGGCCTCACCACAACCGGCAACATCACTGCCGGCGGAGGTTTCCACGGCAACGGTGCAACCCTCAGCAACGTGGTCGTCCTGGATCCCGCCGCCGACCAGGTTGCCGACACCGGGGCAGCCGACACTTCAGGGGCCGCGATGATCGCGCTCAACGGCGTGACACATAACGGCTCTACCGCCAACAACGCATACTTCCACGTCCAGCAGGACAGCGGCGCACTCTTCTCGGGCACGCTTGGCATCGGCAAAATTCCTGCGACCGGCGCCGGCTATCGCATGATGTGGCATCCCTACAAGGCCGCATTCCGAGTCGGCGGAGTGACTGCCACAGACTGGGACGACCCGAATATCGGCTTTTACTCGTTCGCTGGAGGTCACGACACCCTCGCAAGCGCCTTCGGTTCGTTTGCGTTCGGGGACGGCACGCTCGTCTCAGGCACCGATGCAGTGGGTTTTGGGAATGCGAACCACGTAACCGGAACCATTGGCTTAGCCATTGGGGCCAGCAACTATGCCAGTGGTTTCGGCTCCACCGCTATCGGATATACCGAGTGGTCTCAAGGCCAGGGATCCGTGGCGATCGGTTATCGCACGGGTGCCTGCAACGACTACGTCGTCGCGTTGGGCCACCGGGCAACCAATGACCACGCCCAGGCCGATGCCGTCGCTCCACCTTGCTCAACCGCCGGAACACCCAGCGGATACACCGGCACCTTCATCTGGGGCGACGAAAGCACGACCAACAACGTTGCGAACCAGGCTAACAACGAATTCCGTATTCGCGCCTCGGGCGGGGTCCGCCTGCGAACTTCCGTCAATGCCAGCAGCGCGCTCGGCACCAACAGCAACACCGGATGCGACCTCCCTGCCGGGTCCGGCGTCTTCAGCTGCGCTTCGTCGCGCACCGTAAAGGAGAACTTCGCGTTCCTCAGGGGCACCGACGTTCTCGCTCGCCTGCGCGCCATGCCCGTCTCCACGTGGAACTACAAAGCTGAAGGCGCAGAAGTCCGCCACATGGGCCCCGTCGCCGAAGACTTCCGCGCCGCGTTCGGACTCGGTGAGAACGAAACTACCGTCGGCGTCAACGACCTCGCCGGCGTAAGCCTGGCCGCAGCCAAAGCCCTCGACGAAGAAAACGCGCGCCTGAAGAAAGAACTCCGCGAACAAAAGGCCCTGATCAAGGCCCTTAACGCGCGCCTGACCAAGCTCGAACAATCCAGGAAATAA
- a CDS encoding thiol-disulfide isomerase, whose product MSRLIWIGLMLGASAVAQQGPTFYKDVLPLLQAHCQSCHRRGEIAPMAFTTYEEVKPYADAMKAAVASKRMPPWFADPRCGRFSNDPSLSDRQIQTIVKWAEAHAPRGNPKDAPPAPRYAEGWLIPQPDAVFTMPVPVDLPAHGDVEYTYEIVPTHFSEGRWVQMSEIRPSSREHVHHAVVYIRPPASTWLRDAPLGKPFTAGDMVDPKAHAEALATTSDMLLVYAPGSEPDRWPDGMAKYLPAGSDLIFQMHYTTNGHGTTDQTSIGVVFSKGKPMQRVLTLQLTNHSFVIPPRTDNYEVYERGTLPNDATLLSFFPHMHLRGKKFEYDIVKPNGEIEPLLKVNYHFHWQLSYKLAQPIPLKAGTVLQAVATFDNSDGNMHNPDPSQYVKWGGQTYEEMMVGFFDVAVPATTDKEEFFERKKGSPHPSASQLSGETLVISWIVRAWSGAR is encoded by the coding sequence GTGTCCCGTTTGATTTGGATTGGCCTGATGCTTGGCGCTAGCGCGGTGGCGCAACAGGGGCCTACTTTTTACAAGGACGTCTTGCCGCTGCTGCAGGCGCATTGCCAGTCGTGCCATCGGCGTGGCGAGATCGCGCCTATGGCGTTCACCACTTATGAAGAGGTGAAGCCCTACGCGGACGCGATGAAGGCTGCGGTGGCGTCGAAGCGCATGCCGCCCTGGTTCGCCGACCCGCGCTGCGGGCGGTTCTCCAACGATCCCTCGCTCAGCGATAGACAGATCCAGACGATTGTGAAGTGGGCCGAAGCTCACGCCCCGCGCGGAAATCCGAAGGACGCCCCACCCGCGCCACGCTACGCAGAAGGCTGGCTCATCCCGCAGCCCGATGCAGTGTTCACCATGCCGGTTCCGGTCGATCTGCCCGCGCACGGCGACGTGGAGTACACGTACGAGATCGTCCCGACGCACTTTAGCGAGGGGCGGTGGGTGCAGATGTCGGAGATACGGCCGAGCTCGCGCGAGCATGTGCACCATGCGGTGGTGTACATCCGGCCGCCGGCGTCGACCTGGCTACGCGATGCGCCGCTGGGGAAGCCCTTTACCGCTGGCGACATGGTGGACCCAAAGGCGCATGCCGAGGCGTTGGCGACTACTTCGGACATGCTACTTGTCTATGCGCCGGGGAGTGAGCCGGATAGGTGGCCGGATGGGATGGCGAAGTATTTGCCTGCGGGAAGCGATCTCATTTTCCAGATGCACTATACGACAAATGGGCACGGGACTACCGATCAGACTTCGATTGGCGTAGTATTTTCCAAAGGAAAGCCGATGCAGAGAGTGCTCACATTGCAGCTCACGAATCATAGTTTCGTCATTCCTCCGCGAACAGATAACTATGAAGTCTATGAGCGCGGTACTCTTCCGAATGATGCGACTCTATTAAGTTTCTTTCCGCACATGCACTTAAGAGGGAAGAAGTTTGAATATGACATCGTTAAACCGAATGGCGAAATAGAACCGCTGCTGAAGGTGAACTATCATTTCCACTGGCAGTTAAGTTACAAGTTGGCGCAGCCGATTCCGCTAAAGGCTGGAACGGTGCTGCAGGCTGTCGCGACCTTCGACAACAGCGACGGCAACATGCACAATCCCGATCCGTCGCAGTACGTGAAGTGGGGCGGGCAGACGTACGAAGAGATGATGGTGGGGTTCTTCGACGTCGCGGTGCCGGCTACGACCGACAAAGAAGAGTTTTTTGAGAGGAAGAAGGGAAGTCCCCACCCTAGTGCTTCGCAATTGAGTGGGGAAACCCTGGTTATTTCCTGGATTGTTCGAGCTTGGTCAGGCGCGCGTTAA